A window of Ipomoea triloba cultivar NCNSP0323 chromosome 2, ASM357664v1 contains these coding sequences:
- the LOC116009808 gene encoding telomerase reverse transcriptase isoform X1: MANKKRRVPDVLWRVFRNRARTLSDTIKSLLPPPPPSAAHCLCNGRRCLGCSGANAMEFLLRPTDTSDYRKLLKHCFVVIDENAPSFSVFDPHHRWSQIQIVRRTIESMRSEKSTSSNILCCGNDKMSFSSVMYVEELLTSSAWCLLLRRIGDALMVYLLRNASIFLPLSQKKLHQVAGFPITDLCFSSSIHTTFGSGKRKRFHDMQSMPVKQQCPRQRCIEEESSKGTLTSSGDNCTNKGVHLLSVSQGSLNQDVSLNRKRRRLHSWQRQRKRQQLPFQETNSLTTCRNSMEKGDLPVTLQHEINVGITGWCSCCLAFSAPLNVTEDAIINTRTMFYKLESCSSVFPRKHILNSLKPNSSGANDLFKEIFGSYSKINGQISPCLHSTNCCFIRSTCLYHSLTRLLKALIRKAQHCQHLRLLEKHCPVPSFDEDGKRVSCSDYQVNLCAKGCTAYALGDEFPEHCFSSKGSESPEAQHSQLRPSKCYSLKKQVVSFVWAVCRSIVPLDLLGTPSNWRILRKNISKFIQMRRFEKFSLNQCMHKVKISRFPLLSNKYNSNSHGLRSTNGCFTDMYKECGGPGALDIVKHKVLECWMFWFFSCLVVPLVQAHFYVTETEHENQEILYYRKSIWKQVKVEAMTCLKDQQFLELNVASAQKILKSRSFGFSKVRFLPKKDGLRILENLKASSRMPVKLSSQSCEQRKVSLLRNIKYDYFRSVNCALRGLHAVLKGIQTKEPAKLGSSVFNYNDVYNKLVPFLLILKNGSATAPDVFIVVSDVAKAFDSINQDKLLTVMEDFISDNEYILAKTIEVVCTKKSLWINQHLALSHESSTSSLAARPFHGILVKQEKGRKVMKDELTFYLKEHIKHNVLHMDNKFYLQGLGIPQGSVLSSLLCSLYYGYLEKNLIIPFLKKACKPTSRYQSGIETFQDAAAAECGNGDKFVVDTPKYLLLRFIDDFLFISTSKFQASSFLTRLQRGFREFNCYMNEEKFGLNFDINHLSGLQSSKLYVGDDGISFLRWSGLFVNCRTLEIQADYTRYLNIHLSSTLTISWQGKPVRELKSKLCCYLRPKCHRIFYDSNINSAAVVRLNIYQSFLLCAMKFHCYISGLASIVRLSTNSYIDVLETSLRYMKKLIKKRMELNSGIQPVLEVEKWEIEWLGLIAYIRVLNKKQSRYRALLPLLRSKLIAVRNSECVSSALKYATDDVHSSVLWKIRY, translated from the exons ATGGCGAATAAGAAAAGAAGAGTTCCGGATGTTCTTTGGAGGGTATTCCGGAACCGAGCACGTACACTTTCCGACACGATCAAGTCCCTCCTTCCTCCTCCGCCTCCTTCGGCGGCGCATTGTCTTTGCAATGGCCGGCGCTGCCTTGGTTGCAGTGGCGCTAACGCAATGGAGTTTCTTCTTAGACCTACCGATACCTCCGATTACCGGAAGCTCCTCAAGCATTGCTTTGTCGTCATCGATGAAAATGCGCCTTCGTTCTCCGTCTTCGATCCTCACCACCGGTGGTCCCAGATTCAG ATTGTTAGAAGAACTATTGAATCAATGAGGTCTGAGAAATCCACTTCATCTAACATATTGTGCTGTGGCAATGATAAG ATGAGCTTCTCAAGTGTTATGTATGTGGAAGAGCTTTTGACATCCTCAGCATGGTGCCTTTTATTAAGAAGG ATTGGGGATGCCCTTATGGTTTACTTACTAAGGAATGCTTCGATATTTTTGCCCCTTTCTCAAAAGAAACTCCATCAAGTTGCAGGTTTTCCTATCACTGATTTGTGCTTTTCATCCTCCATTCATACCACCT TCGGCAGTGGAAAGAGAAAAAGATTCCATGACATGCAGTCAATGCCAGTGAAGCAGCAATGCCCTAG GCAAAGGTGTATTGAAGAGGAGTCATCTAAAGGGACTTTGACATCCAGTGGAGATAATTGCACTAACAAAGGAGTGCATTTGCTTTCTGTTAGCCAAGGTTCCTTAAACCAAGATGTTTCATTGAACAGGAAACGGAGAAGACTTCATAGTTGGCAACGCCAGAGAAAACGTCAGCAGTTGCCATTTCAAGAAACCAATTCCTTGACCACTTGCAGAAATTCAATGGAGAAAGGAGACTTACCTGTTACGCTTCAACATGAAATAAATGTCGGT ATAACAGGGTGGTGCTCTTGTTGCCTAGCATTTTCTGCTCCATTGAATGTCACAGAGGATGCAATAATCAATACGAGAACCATGTTCTACAAATTGGAGAGCTGTTCATCTGTCTTTCCCAGAAAAC ACATACTGAATTCCTTGAAGCCCAACTCTTCTGGTGCAAATGATCTCTTCAAGGAAATTTTCGGATCTTATAGTAAGATCAATGGTCAAATTTCGCCTTGCCTACATAGCACTAACTGCTGTTTCATCAGATCAACATGCTT ATATCACTCACTTACTCGGCTGTTGAAAGCTCTCATACGTAAGGCTCAGCACTGTCAACACTTAAGGTTATTGGAGAAGCACTGTCCTGTTCCATCATTTGATGAAGATGGCAAAAGAGTTTCCTGCTCTGATTATCAG GTGAATTTATGTGCAAAAGGTTGTACTGCGTATGCGCTTGGTGATGAATTTCCAGAACATTGTTTTAGTTCGAAAGGTTCTGAAAGCCCTGAAGCCCAGCATTCTCAATTAAGACCAAGTAAATGTTATTCTCTGAAGAAACAGGTTGTATCATTTGTTTGGGCAGTTTGCCGGAGTATTGTGCCTCTAGATTTATTAGGAACTCCTTCCAATTGGCGAATACTGAGGAAGAATATTTCCAAGTTCATTCAGATGCGCAGATTTGAGAAGTTCTCTCTTAATCAGTGTATGCATAAAGTAAAAATATCTAGGTTCCCccttttatcaaataaatataactCAAATTCTCATGGATTAAGATCTACAAATGGTTGCTTCACAGATATGTATAAAGAATGTGGTGGACCTGGTGCCTTAGATATTGTGAAACATAAAGTTCTAGAGTGTTGGATGTTTTGGTTCTTTTCATGTCTTGTAGTGCCACTAGTGCAAGCCCACTTTTATGTAACTGAAACTGAGCATGAGAATCAAGAGATCCTTTATTATCGGAAGTCCATTTGGAAGCAGGTGAAGGTTGAAGCTATGACTTGCTTAAAAGATCAGCAGTTCCTAGAATTAAACGTCGCCTCTGCCCAGAAAATTTTGAAGAGCAGATCGTTTGGTTTCTCGAAGGTTAGATTTCTTCCAAAAAAAGATGGGTTAAGGATATTGGAAAATCTTAAAGCATCATCAAGAATGCCTGTGAAGTTGTCTTCTCAATCTTGTGAGCAGAGGAAGGTTTCTCTCCTGAGAAATATCAAATATGACTATTTTAGGTCGGTAAATTGTGCTCTTCGTGGTTTGCATGCAGTGTTAAAAGGAATACAAACAAAAGAACCTGCGAAACTGGGTTCATCGGTATTTAATTATAATGATGTCTACAATAAACTTGTTCCTTTCTTGTTGATTCTGAAGAATGGTTCTGCCACAGCACCTGATGTATTCATCGTTGTATCAGATGTAGCTAAAGCTTTTGACTCAATAAACCAGGATAAATTGCTCACTGTGATGGAGGATTTTATATCagataatgaatatattttagcAAAAACCATTGAAGTTGTGTGCACAAAGAAATCTTTGTGGATCAATCAGCACCTTGCTCTTTCACATGAAAGTAGCACATCTTCTCTTGCTGCTCGTCCATTTCATGGCATTCTTGTGAAACAG GAAAAAGGCAGAAAAGTAATGAAAGATGAGCTTACTTTTTACTTAAAGGAGCACATAAAACATAATGTGCTACACATGGATAACAAATTCTACTTGCAAGGCCTTGGCATACCCCAAGGAAGTGTTTTGTCTTCTCTGCTATGCTCACTATACTATGGATACCTTGAAAAGAACTTGATTATTCCTTTTCTTAAGAAAGCTTGTAAGCCTACCAGTAGGTATCAATCTGGAATAGAAACTTTTCAGGATGCTGCAGCTGCAGAATGTGGTAATGGAGATAAATTTGTAGTAGATACCCCTAAATATCTTCTGCTTAGGTTCATAGATGACTTCCTTTTCATATCAACCTCAAAGTTCCAAGCTTCTAGTTTCCTCACCCGACTGCAAAGAGGATTTCGCGAATTCAACTGCTACATGAATGAAGAAAAATTTGGACTAAACTTTGACATCAATCATCTATCAGGTTTGCAATCTAGTAAACTGTATGTTGGAGATGATGGAATCTCATTTCTTAGATGGAGTGGATTATTTGTTAACTGTCGCACTTTGGAAATTCAGGCAGATTATACGAG GTATTTGAATATCCATTTGAGTTCCACCCTAACTATCAGCTGGCAAGGTAAACCAGTTCGAGAGTTGAAATCTAAGTTGTGTTGCTATCTGCGCCCCAAGTGTCATCGCATATTCTATGATTCAAACATAAACTCAGCAGCTGTGGTGAGACTCAACATTTACCAGTCTTTCTTGCTTTGTGCCATGAAGTTCCATTGCTACATCTCTGGTCTGGCTAGCATTGTAAGACTAAGCACTAACTCGTATATTGATGTCCTGGAGACTTCTTTGAG GTACATGAAGAAGCTGATAAAGAAAAGGATGGAGCTTAATTCTGGTATTCAGCCTGTACTGGAGGTGGAGAAGTGGGAAATTGAGTGGCTTGGATTGATTGCTTATATCAGAGTATTGAACAAGAAACAATCGCGATATAGGGCATTACTGCCTTTACTAAGATCTAAGTTGATTGCAGTTAGAAACTCAGAATGTGTGTCTTCTGCTCTCAAGTATGCCACTGATGATGTGCACTCATCTGTGCTTTGGAAGATTAGGTACTGA
- the LOC116009808 gene encoding telomerase reverse transcriptase isoform X2, which produces MANKKRRVPDVLWRVFRNRARTLSDTIKSLLPPPPPSAAHCLCNGRRCLGCSGANAMEFLLRPTDTSDYRKLLKHCFVVIDENAPSFSVFDPHHRWSQIQIVRRTIESMRSEKSTSSNILCCGNDKMSFSSVMYVEELLTSSAWCLLLRRIGDALMVYLLRNASIFLPLSQKKLHQVAGFPITDLCFSSSIHTTFGSGKRKRFHDMQSMPVKQQCPRQRCIEEESSKGTLTSSGDNCTNKGVHLLSVSQGSLNQDVSLNRKRRRLHSWQRQRKRQQLPFQETNSLTTCRNSMEKGDLPVTLQHEINVGITGWCSCCLAFSAPLNVTEDAIINTRTMFYKLESCSSVFPRKHILNSLKPNSSGANDLFKEIFGSYSKINGQISPCLHSTNCCFIRSTCLYHSLTRLLKALIRKAQHCQHLRLLEKHCPVPSFDEDGKRVSCSDYQVNLCAKGCTAYALGDEFPEHCFSSKGSESPEAQHSQLRPSKCYSLKKQVVSFVWAVCRSIVPLDLLGTPSNWRILRKNISKFIQMRRFEKFSLNQYMYKECGGPGALDIVKHKVLECWMFWFFSCLVVPLVQAHFYVTETEHENQEILYYRKSIWKQVKVEAMTCLKDQQFLELNVASAQKILKSRSFGFSKVRFLPKKDGLRILENLKASSRMPVKLSSQSCEQRKVSLLRNIKYDYFRSVNCALRGLHAVLKGIQTKEPAKLGSSVFNYNDVYNKLVPFLLILKNGSATAPDVFIVVSDVAKAFDSINQDKLLTVMEDFISDNEYILAKTIEVVCTKKSLWINQHLALSHESSTSSLAARPFHGILVKQEKGRKVMKDELTFYLKEHIKHNVLHMDNKFYLQGLGIPQGSVLSSLLCSLYYGYLEKNLIIPFLKKACKPTSRYQSGIETFQDAAAAECGNGDKFVVDTPKYLLLRFIDDFLFISTSKFQASSFLTRLQRGFREFNCYMNEEKFGLNFDINHLSGLQSSKLYVGDDGISFLRWSGLFVNCRTLEIQADYTRYLNIHLSSTLTISWQGKPVRELKSKLCCYLRPKCHRIFYDSNINSAAVVRLNIYQSFLLCAMKFHCYISGLASIVRLSTNSYIDVLETSLRYMKKLIKKRMELNSGIQPVLEVEKWEIEWLGLIAYIRVLNKKQSRYRALLPLLRSKLIAVRNSECVSSALKYATDDVHSSVLWKIRY; this is translated from the exons ATGGCGAATAAGAAAAGAAGAGTTCCGGATGTTCTTTGGAGGGTATTCCGGAACCGAGCACGTACACTTTCCGACACGATCAAGTCCCTCCTTCCTCCTCCGCCTCCTTCGGCGGCGCATTGTCTTTGCAATGGCCGGCGCTGCCTTGGTTGCAGTGGCGCTAACGCAATGGAGTTTCTTCTTAGACCTACCGATACCTCCGATTACCGGAAGCTCCTCAAGCATTGCTTTGTCGTCATCGATGAAAATGCGCCTTCGTTCTCCGTCTTCGATCCTCACCACCGGTGGTCCCAGATTCAG ATTGTTAGAAGAACTATTGAATCAATGAGGTCTGAGAAATCCACTTCATCTAACATATTGTGCTGTGGCAATGATAAG ATGAGCTTCTCAAGTGTTATGTATGTGGAAGAGCTTTTGACATCCTCAGCATGGTGCCTTTTATTAAGAAGG ATTGGGGATGCCCTTATGGTTTACTTACTAAGGAATGCTTCGATATTTTTGCCCCTTTCTCAAAAGAAACTCCATCAAGTTGCAGGTTTTCCTATCACTGATTTGTGCTTTTCATCCTCCATTCATACCACCT TCGGCAGTGGAAAGAGAAAAAGATTCCATGACATGCAGTCAATGCCAGTGAAGCAGCAATGCCCTAG GCAAAGGTGTATTGAAGAGGAGTCATCTAAAGGGACTTTGACATCCAGTGGAGATAATTGCACTAACAAAGGAGTGCATTTGCTTTCTGTTAGCCAAGGTTCCTTAAACCAAGATGTTTCATTGAACAGGAAACGGAGAAGACTTCATAGTTGGCAACGCCAGAGAAAACGTCAGCAGTTGCCATTTCAAGAAACCAATTCCTTGACCACTTGCAGAAATTCAATGGAGAAAGGAGACTTACCTGTTACGCTTCAACATGAAATAAATGTCGGT ATAACAGGGTGGTGCTCTTGTTGCCTAGCATTTTCTGCTCCATTGAATGTCACAGAGGATGCAATAATCAATACGAGAACCATGTTCTACAAATTGGAGAGCTGTTCATCTGTCTTTCCCAGAAAAC ACATACTGAATTCCTTGAAGCCCAACTCTTCTGGTGCAAATGATCTCTTCAAGGAAATTTTCGGATCTTATAGTAAGATCAATGGTCAAATTTCGCCTTGCCTACATAGCACTAACTGCTGTTTCATCAGATCAACATGCTT ATATCACTCACTTACTCGGCTGTTGAAAGCTCTCATACGTAAGGCTCAGCACTGTCAACACTTAAGGTTATTGGAGAAGCACTGTCCTGTTCCATCATTTGATGAAGATGGCAAAAGAGTTTCCTGCTCTGATTATCAG GTGAATTTATGTGCAAAAGGTTGTACTGCGTATGCGCTTGGTGATGAATTTCCAGAACATTGTTTTAGTTCGAAAGGTTCTGAAAGCCCTGAAGCCCAGCATTCTCAATTAAGACCAAGTAAATGTTATTCTCTGAAGAAACAGGTTGTATCATTTGTTTGGGCAGTTTGCCGGAGTATTGTGCCTCTAGATTTATTAGGAACTCCTTCCAATTGGCGAATACTGAGGAAGAATATTTCCAAGTTCATTCAGATGCGCAGATTTGAGAAGTTCTCTCTTAATCAGT ATATGTATAAAGAATGTGGTGGACCTGGTGCCTTAGATATTGTGAAACATAAAGTTCTAGAGTGTTGGATGTTTTGGTTCTTTTCATGTCTTGTAGTGCCACTAGTGCAAGCCCACTTTTATGTAACTGAAACTGAGCATGAGAATCAAGAGATCCTTTATTATCGGAAGTCCATTTGGAAGCAGGTGAAGGTTGAAGCTATGACTTGCTTAAAAGATCAGCAGTTCCTAGAATTAAACGTCGCCTCTGCCCAGAAAATTTTGAAGAGCAGATCGTTTGGTTTCTCGAAGGTTAGATTTCTTCCAAAAAAAGATGGGTTAAGGATATTGGAAAATCTTAAAGCATCATCAAGAATGCCTGTGAAGTTGTCTTCTCAATCTTGTGAGCAGAGGAAGGTTTCTCTCCTGAGAAATATCAAATATGACTATTTTAGGTCGGTAAATTGTGCTCTTCGTGGTTTGCATGCAGTGTTAAAAGGAATACAAACAAAAGAACCTGCGAAACTGGGTTCATCGGTATTTAATTATAATGATGTCTACAATAAACTTGTTCCTTTCTTGTTGATTCTGAAGAATGGTTCTGCCACAGCACCTGATGTATTCATCGTTGTATCAGATGTAGCTAAAGCTTTTGACTCAATAAACCAGGATAAATTGCTCACTGTGATGGAGGATTTTATATCagataatgaatatattttagcAAAAACCATTGAAGTTGTGTGCACAAAGAAATCTTTGTGGATCAATCAGCACCTTGCTCTTTCACATGAAAGTAGCACATCTTCTCTTGCTGCTCGTCCATTTCATGGCATTCTTGTGAAACAG GAAAAAGGCAGAAAAGTAATGAAAGATGAGCTTACTTTTTACTTAAAGGAGCACATAAAACATAATGTGCTACACATGGATAACAAATTCTACTTGCAAGGCCTTGGCATACCCCAAGGAAGTGTTTTGTCTTCTCTGCTATGCTCACTATACTATGGATACCTTGAAAAGAACTTGATTATTCCTTTTCTTAAGAAAGCTTGTAAGCCTACCAGTAGGTATCAATCTGGAATAGAAACTTTTCAGGATGCTGCAGCTGCAGAATGTGGTAATGGAGATAAATTTGTAGTAGATACCCCTAAATATCTTCTGCTTAGGTTCATAGATGACTTCCTTTTCATATCAACCTCAAAGTTCCAAGCTTCTAGTTTCCTCACCCGACTGCAAAGAGGATTTCGCGAATTCAACTGCTACATGAATGAAGAAAAATTTGGACTAAACTTTGACATCAATCATCTATCAGGTTTGCAATCTAGTAAACTGTATGTTGGAGATGATGGAATCTCATTTCTTAGATGGAGTGGATTATTTGTTAACTGTCGCACTTTGGAAATTCAGGCAGATTATACGAG GTATTTGAATATCCATTTGAGTTCCACCCTAACTATCAGCTGGCAAGGTAAACCAGTTCGAGAGTTGAAATCTAAGTTGTGTTGCTATCTGCGCCCCAAGTGTCATCGCATATTCTATGATTCAAACATAAACTCAGCAGCTGTGGTGAGACTCAACATTTACCAGTCTTTCTTGCTTTGTGCCATGAAGTTCCATTGCTACATCTCTGGTCTGGCTAGCATTGTAAGACTAAGCACTAACTCGTATATTGATGTCCTGGAGACTTCTTTGAG GTACATGAAGAAGCTGATAAAGAAAAGGATGGAGCTTAATTCTGGTATTCAGCCTGTACTGGAGGTGGAGAAGTGGGAAATTGAGTGGCTTGGATTGATTGCTTATATCAGAGTATTGAACAAGAAACAATCGCGATATAGGGCATTACTGCCTTTACTAAGATCTAAGTTGATTGCAGTTAGAAACTCAGAATGTGTGTCTTCTGCTCTCAAGTATGCCACTGATGATGTGCACTCATCTGTGCTTTGGAAGATTAGGTACTGA